The following proteins come from a genomic window of Flavobacteriaceae bacterium MAR_2010_188:
- a CDS encoding transporter, CPA2 family, whose product MIALDIFETTFPLANPVLKFFLILVIILFAPILLNKIKIPHLLGLIIAGAIIGPNGFNIMERDSGIILSGTAGLLYIMFLAGLEIDLADFKKNSTKSIVFGLYTFLIPMILGTITGLYILKFSVFTSVLLASMFASHTLIAYPLVSKLGVAKNRAVNVTVGGTMITDTLALLVLAIIVGMTTGEVNTEFWLRLSISLIIFGAIVTFLFPIMARWFLKRYDDNASQYIFVLAMVFLGAVLAEMAGVEAIIGAFLTGLALNRLIPHNSPLMNRIDFVGNAIFIPFFLIGVGMLIDYRIFFKDLETLKVAAVMIIIATSAKFLAAWATQKTFDYTLDERRLIFGLSNAQAAATLAAVLIGYNIILGETETGEPVRLLDETILNGTILMILVTCTIASFVAQKGAKNIALLETAESSEEQVHVNEKILIPISNSETTDELINLGITIKSKSNIEGLYALSIIANESTHGFTDKKARQILEKASATAAATDNTLIELLRYDINIVNAITNVVKEQQISDLILGLHVKKGISDSFLGNLTEGILTKCNTTTLIYKPAQPFGTLKRHIIIVPENAEHELGFSAWLGKVGNISKNSGAKLLFYGTEDTLEAIKATMRKIQLEATFIEFYDWEDFMVLAQDFKKDDNLIIILSRKDKVSYHSQMAKIPSYLNTHFKENSYILIYPMQEGVRDSNQINLKDPTLLEPIEKLDELGKSISRMFRRK is encoded by the coding sequence ATGATAGCGTTGGATATTTTTGAGACCACGTTTCCGTTAGCCAACCCGGTATTAAAATTCTTTTTAATACTGGTCATCATCCTATTTGCACCAATTCTCCTTAATAAAATCAAGATTCCGCATCTGCTCGGCCTTATAATCGCCGGAGCGATTATCGGTCCTAATGGTTTCAACATTATGGAACGCGATAGCGGGATTATCCTTTCTGGTACCGCCGGACTCTTGTACATTATGTTCTTGGCTGGGCTAGAGATAGACTTGGCAGATTTTAAAAAGAATAGCACTAAAAGTATTGTCTTCGGTCTTTACACATTTTTAATTCCGATGATTTTAGGGACGATAACCGGACTTTATATTCTAAAATTTTCAGTCTTTACCTCGGTGCTGCTCGCCAGTATGTTCGCCTCCCATACCTTGATTGCCTACCCGCTGGTGAGCAAATTGGGAGTTGCAAAAAATAGGGCGGTAAATGTTACCGTGGGCGGTACTATGATTACCGATACCTTGGCGCTGCTGGTTCTTGCCATTATCGTTGGGATGACTACCGGCGAAGTAAATACCGAATTCTGGTTGCGCTTATCGATTTCTCTGATAATTTTTGGCGCCATCGTCACCTTTCTGTTTCCGATTATGGCGAGATGGTTTTTAAAGCGATACGACGACAATGCTTCCCAATACATTTTTGTTTTGGCGATGGTTTTCCTCGGCGCGGTCTTGGCAGAAATGGCGGGTGTAGAAGCGATTATCGGTGCGTTTTTAACGGGTTTAGCGCTCAATCGACTTATTCCACACAACTCACCTTTAATGAACCGCATTGACTTTGTGGGGAATGCGATATTTATCCCGTTTTTTCTGATTGGGGTTGGGATGCTGATTGATTATAGAATCTTTTTCAAGGATTTGGAAACATTAAAAGTTGCGGCGGTGATGATTATCATCGCGACCTCAGCTAAATTTCTAGCGGCTTGGGCAACCCAAAAAACCTTTGATTACACCTTGGACGAAAGACGTTTGATTTTCGGACTAAGCAATGCACAAGCGGCGGCAACTCTCGCCGCGGTCCTTATTGGGTATAATATTATTTTGGGTGAAACCGAAACTGGCGAACCGGTTAGACTTTTAGATGAAACCATTTTAAACGGAACCATCTTAATGATATTGGTCACCTGCACCATCGCATCATTTGTCGCCCAAAAAGGCGCGAAAAATATTGCACTTTTAGAAACTGCGGAAAGCAGCGAAGAACAAGTCCACGTAAACGAAAAAATCTTGATTCCGATCAGTAATTCTGAAACTACCGATGAATTGATTAACCTTGGGATTACCATAAAATCCAAATCGAATATTGAAGGCCTTTACGCGCTGAGTATAATCGCCAATGAAAGCACTCATGGTTTTACGGATAAAAAGGCTAGGCAGATATTAGAAAAAGCCAGTGCAACCGCCGCCGCAACTGACAATACGTTAATTGAACTTCTACGCTACGACATTAACATTGTTAATGCAATCACCAATGTGGTAAAAGAGCAGCAGATAAGCGACCTAATTTTAGGGCTTCACGTTAAAAAGGGAATTTCGGATTCGTTTTTGGGAAATCTAACCGAGGGAATTTTAACCAAATGCAATACCACTACTTTAATCTATAAACCGGCGCAACCGTTCGGAACTTTAAAAAGGCATATCATTATCGTCCCTGAAAATGCGGAACACGAACTCGGTTTTTCGGCTTGGCTAGGCAAAGTGGGCAACATCTCCAAAAATTCGGGCGCCAAGCTTTTGTTTTATGGCACTGAAGATACCTTGGAAGCCATAAAAGCAACAATGCGTAAAATTCAGCTAGAAGCAACCTTTATAGAGTTTTACGACTGGGAAGATTTTATGGTACTTGCCCAGGACTTCAAAAAAGATGACAACCTCATTATCATTTTAAGCCGAAAGGACAAAGTTTCTTACCACAGCCAAATGGCAAAAATCCCGTCCTACCTCAATACCCACTTTAAAGAAAACAGTTATATCCTTATCTATCCGATGCAAGAAGGCGTTCGGGACAGTAACCAAATAAATCTAAAAGACCCAACCTTGCTAGAACCGATTGAAAAGTTAGACGAACTAGGTAAAAGTATTTCTAGGATGTTTAGGAGGAAGTAG
- a CDS encoding Amidohydrolase — MKFIIYLLTTMLFLTSCEKKNKYDGDIFDTHLHATQDINKQFEELEKHGIVKGAVSSSWNNQQAYRISTKTKFLIGLMFPCPNGIVPYSGQKCFSDGREFPDINWVRKQILDNKIDFFGEILNEYYGISPSDSSMFAYYELAQEFKLPIGIHTGLAGPDNLCPNYNPEMGNPILMQEILIKFPGLKIWIMHAGAPYLIETLEILKAYPQVYADISVLANPDIFKKTDFASYMKSLIESGFENRLMFGSDNGDLDKMINAVNELGFLTIEQKEKIFFRNANDFFGVE, encoded by the coding sequence ATGAAATTCATAATCTACCTACTGACAACGATGCTATTTCTGACTTCATGTGAGAAGAAAAATAAGTATGACGGAGATATATTTGATACTCATTTACATGCAACTCAGGATATTAATAAACAATTTGAGGAACTTGAAAAACACGGAATTGTAAAAGGGGCAGTTAGTAGTTCATGGAACAATCAGCAAGCCTACAGGATAAGTACTAAAACGAAATTCTTAATTGGTTTAATGTTTCCTTGCCCTAACGGGATAGTTCCGTATAGCGGGCAAAAATGCTTTTCAGACGGAAGGGAATTTCCGGACATCAATTGGGTAAGAAAACAAATCCTTGACAATAAAATTGATTTTTTTGGGGAGATTTTAAATGAGTATTACGGCATTTCTCCTTCCGACTCAAGCATGTTCGCATATTACGAATTAGCGCAGGAATTCAAATTGCCTATTGGTATACATACTGGCTTAGCGGGTCCCGATAATCTTTGTCCAAATTATAATCCAGAAATGGGTAATCCTATACTTATGCAGGAGATTCTCATAAAATTTCCTGGACTTAAAATATGGATAATGCACGCAGGAGCTCCATATCTAATAGAGACCCTGGAAATCTTGAAAGCCTATCCTCAGGTATATGCTGATATCTCAGTGCTTGCAAATCCTGATATATTTAAGAAGACTGATTTTGCTTCTTACATGAAATCTCTTATTGAATCAGGATTTGAAAATAGATTAATGTTTGGTTCAGATAATGGAGACCTGGATAAAATGATAAATGCAGTTAACGAGTTGGGCTTTTTGACAATTGAACAAAAGGAAAAGATATTTTTTAGAAATGCTAATGATTTCTTTGGCGTTGAGTAA
- a CDS encoding iron complex outermembrane recepter protein: MKNFILPLLAILYSSVLFSQNSFRAIIKDGETREVLYGANAIIEGTVNGASSNQNGFLEITDIQNGTQTIIFSFIGYKEKSEIYEFPLTLSEPLEILLSASEGEHLEEVIISSTRSSRTIANTPTRVEAISGEELEEKGNMKPGDIRMLLNESTGIQTQQTSATSYNSSIRIQGLDGKYTQILRDGFPLYAGFSGGLSLMQIAPLDLKQVEVIKGASSTLYGGGAIAGLVNLISKKPTEKRELSLMLNGTSALGLDVSAFYAQKFNKIGTTIFASYNLGTPYDPSDVGFTAIPKFSRVTVNPKLFVYFNDRTTLNVGFQTTIEERIGGDIIYIEDGGSSQHSYFEKNNTDRISSQVGIDHTINERSTFSFKNSISYYDRTIEIPDFIFSGDQISTFSELSYIYKDEKSEWITGLNLWSDQFNQNELNFSEAVDYQHTTVGAFVQNTSILTEKLELETGLRGDYQNEYGFFVLPRVSALLKVNPKLSLRLGGGLGYKTPTVFTEDAERIQFRNVLPIDVTKTEAEESIGANFDVNYKTELANNLFFSLNTLLFYTQVKDPLILAPTSSDSYEFLQPNGYLDTKGLETNIKLSYKDFKLFVGYTLADVQEHYNGNSTTFPLVAKHRLNNVLMYEVEEKLKMGLEAYYFSPQQLNDGATGRDYWLFGFMVEKIFERFSIFINFENFGNTRQTKFDTIHTGPITNPTFRDIYAPVDGFVVNGGLKIKL, from the coding sequence ATGAAAAATTTCATCTTGCCTTTGTTGGCAATCCTATATTCATCAGTGCTATTTAGTCAAAATTCATTTAGAGCCATCATAAAAGATGGCGAAACCAGAGAAGTTTTATATGGAGCAAATGCTATCATTGAAGGCACCGTTAATGGTGCAAGTTCTAACCAAAACGGATTTTTAGAAATTACTGATATCCAAAATGGGACACAAACCATCATTTTTAGTTTTATCGGTTACAAGGAAAAAAGCGAAATCTATGAATTTCCGTTAACTCTAAGTGAGCCTTTAGAAATCTTATTATCGGCGAGCGAAGGCGAACACTTAGAAGAAGTCATCATTTCTTCTACGCGCTCCAGTAGAACTATAGCCAATACACCGACTCGAGTAGAAGCAATTTCTGGCGAAGAGCTTGAAGAAAAGGGTAATATGAAACCGGGGGATATTCGTATGTTATTGAATGAAAGTACAGGTATTCAAACACAACAAACCTCAGCAACTAGTTATAATTCGAGTATCAGGATTCAAGGGCTCGATGGAAAATATACACAAATTTTAAGAGATGGCTTTCCACTATATGCAGGTTTTTCGGGAGGATTGAGCTTAATGCAAATTGCACCTCTTGACTTAAAACAAGTAGAAGTCATAAAAGGAGCATCTTCCACTCTTTATGGTGGCGGTGCTATAGCTGGTTTAGTTAATTTGATCTCTAAAAAACCAACAGAAAAAAGAGAATTAAGCCTAATGCTCAATGGAACCTCAGCCCTAGGCTTAGATGTAAGTGCCTTTTATGCTCAAAAATTCAACAAAATTGGAACCACTATTTTTGCATCTTATAATTTGGGTACACCTTATGATCCTTCAGATGTTGGTTTTACAGCAATTCCAAAATTTTCAAGAGTGACAGTGAATCCAAAATTATTTGTGTATTTCAATGATAGAACAACGCTTAACGTTGGTTTTCAAACGACCATTGAAGAACGTATTGGCGGCGATATCATCTATATTGAAGATGGAGGTAGTAGCCAACATTCTTATTTCGAAAAAAATAACACGGATCGTATAAGCTCACAAGTTGGAATAGACCATACCATTAATGAAAGATCGACATTCTCTTTTAAAAACAGCATTAGTTATTACGACAGAACAATTGAAATTCCAGATTTTATATTTTCAGGCGATCAAATCTCTACTTTTAGTGAATTAAGCTATATATATAAAGACGAAAAATCAGAATGGATCACAGGTCTAAATTTGTGGAGTGACCAATTCAATCAAAACGAATTGAATTTTTCTGAAGCCGTAGATTATCAACATACAACAGTCGGGGCCTTTGTTCAAAATACCTCGATTTTAACAGAAAAACTAGAGCTGGAAACTGGCTTACGTGGTGATTATCAAAATGAATATGGGTTTTTTGTGTTACCAAGAGTTTCTGCACTCTTAAAGGTGAATCCAAAACTTTCCTTGCGTCTTGGAGGTGGCCTGGGTTATAAAACACCCACGGTTTTTACAGAAGATGCCGAACGAATACAATTTAGAAATGTATTACCCATAGATGTCACAAAAACCGAAGCCGAAGAATCCATTGGTGCCAATTTTGATGTCAATTATAAAACTGAGCTGGCTAACAATCTCTTTTTTAGTTTAAATACACTTCTGTTTTATACACAAGTAAAAGACCCTTTAATTCTTGCACCAACTAGTTCAGATAGTTATGAATTTTTACAACCTAATGGATATTTAGATACTAAAGGTCTTGAGACCAATATTAAACTGAGCTACAAAGATTTTAAACTTTTTGTGGGTTATACCTTAGCGGATGTTCAAGAACATTATAATGGCAATTCAACCACTTTCCCCTTGGTCGCAAAGCATAGGTTAAATAATGTCTTGATGTATGAAGTAGAAGAAAAATTAAAAATGGGCTTAGAAGCTTATTATTTCTCACCGCAACAATTAAATGATGGTGCTACAGGTAGAGACTATTGGTTATTTGGTTTTATGGTTGAAAAAATATTTGAACGCTTTTCTATTTTTATCAATTTCGAAAATTTTGGGAATACCAGACAAACCAAGTTTGACACGATTCATACAGGGCCAATCACCAACCCGACCTTTAGAGATATCTATGCGCCAGTTGATGGATTTGTTGTAAATGGTGGGCTGAAAATTAAACTGTAA
- a CDS encoding CubicO group peptidase, beta-lactamase class C family gives MKNYILAFISLFIGVCPICQAQDTMISEEVKDNIKSRVENGINTGIVVGVISSNGITYYSYGVKSLETNDVVDENSVFEIGSISKTFTGILLADMVIKGDLNLDDPLQDLLPDGVTAPTRNGEAIKLFHLSNHTSSLPRLPDNMSPANPANPYADYSEKQLYDFLNGYELIRDIGSKYEYSNYAAGLLGHVLASKLKMTYEELMVEVIAKPLGMENTRVVFTPQMKKNLAMGHNNGLEVENWDLPTVAGAGAIRSTAVDMLKYLATNMGLEKSRLYPAMQLAHKDSGSGDSNPIVGLGWHTLDKDGMEIIWHNGGTGGYSTFTGFIKSGNRGVVVLSNSNAGVDDIGIHLLQPTAALDNPKPSIATKIKSLFEAEGIETAIKTYWELKKNRGDEYNFGENELNTLGYYFLGKEEIEKAIAVFKINVQAYPISSNAYDSYGEAMMKNNENEKAIANYKKSVELNPGNSNGIEMLKKLGVATESLTKEVSVEDAVLESYVGNYELAPGFVLTVTKYDNQLKAQATGQEENPIFPKSQNVFYLKVVEAQLTFNKNEAGEVESVTLLQGGQEIKGKKLVD, from the coding sequence ATGAAAAATTACATCTTAGCATTTATCTCCTTATTCATAGGTGTTTGTCCTATTTGCCAGGCCCAAGACACAATGATTTCCGAAGAAGTCAAGGACAACATCAAATCTCGGGTTGAGAATGGGATCAATACCGGAATAGTTGTAGGAGTAATAAGCTCAAATGGTATTACTTATTATAGCTATGGGGTTAAATCATTGGAGACTAATGACGTTGTGGATGAAAATTCTGTTTTCGAAATTGGTTCTATTTCAAAAACATTCACGGGAATTTTATTAGCCGATATGGTCATAAAGGGCGATTTAAATTTGGATGACCCATTACAAGACCTTTTGCCCGACGGCGTTACTGCTCCCACTAGAAATGGAGAAGCAATCAAATTATTCCATCTATCCAATCACACCTCGTCACTACCTAGATTACCTGACAATATGTCCCCAGCCAATCCCGCGAATCCATATGCAGATTACTCTGAAAAACAATTATATGATTTTTTAAATGGCTATGAACTTATTCGGGACATTGGTTCTAAATATGAATACTCCAATTATGCTGCAGGCTTGTTGGGACATGTATTGGCTTCTAAACTAAAGATGACCTATGAGGAGTTAATGGTAGAAGTTATTGCCAAACCATTAGGAATGGAAAATACCCGCGTTGTTTTTACACCTCAAATGAAAAAAAACCTTGCAATGGGACATAACAATGGACTTGAAGTAGAAAATTGGGATTTACCGACTGTTGCTGGTGCAGGTGCCATTCGATCTACTGCTGTGGATATGCTTAAATATCTAGCAACTAACATGGGCCTAGAAAAAAGCCGCCTTTACCCGGCAATGCAATTGGCACATAAGGATTCCGGAAGTGGAGACAGTAATCCTATAGTAGGATTGGGTTGGCACACTTTAGATAAAGATGGAATGGAAATTATTTGGCACAATGGAGGTACAGGAGGTTATAGCACATTTACCGGCTTTATAAAAAGTGGAAATAGAGGTGTGGTTGTACTGTCTAATTCCAATGCCGGTGTAGATGATATCGGGATACATTTATTGCAACCAACGGCAGCTTTAGACAATCCAAAGCCTTCCATTGCTACTAAAATAAAGAGCCTTTTTGAAGCTGAGGGTATCGAAACAGCTATAAAAACTTATTGGGAGCTAAAGAAAAATCGAGGTGATGAATATAATTTTGGAGAAAATGAGTTAAACACACTTGGCTATTATTTTTTAGGAAAAGAAGAAATCGAAAAGGCAATAGCTGTGTTCAAAATAAATGTTCAAGCTTATCCAATATCTTCAAATGCATATGACAGCTATGGGGAGGCGATGATGAAGAATAATGAAAATGAAAAAGCGATTGCCAATTACAAAAAATCAGTCGAACTTAATCCGGGTAATTCAAATGGTATCGAAATGCTCAAAAAGTTAGGAGTGGCTACAGAGAGTCTAACAAAAGAAGTGTCTGTTGAGGATGCTGTTTTGGAAAGTTATGTAGGTAACTATGAATTAGCTCCAGGCTTTGTGCTAACTGTTACCAAATACGATAACCAATTGAAAGCACAAGCAACTGGACAAGAGGAAAATCCCATATTCCCAAAATCCCAGAATGTTTTTTATTTAAAGGTTGTGGAAGCTCAACTTACATTTAATAAAAATGAAGCTGGAGAAGTCGAAAGTGTGACTTTGCTTCAGGGGGGACAGGAAATTAAAGGAAAAAAATTAGTGGATTAA